DNA from Lentibacillus amyloliquefaciens:
ATAAGGGATAAAGCCACTGGAACATTCATTGATACAGAGAAAATGCATGAGCTAAACCATGTTGGTGAGTTTTTCTCGGTCAAGGGGCCATTGAATATTGCACGTTCGAGACAGGGGGAGCCGGTGATTTTTCAAGCGGGTTCTTCTGCGGATGGAAGGGAGCTGGCGGCTAAAAAAGCAGAAACTGTATTTGCGATCATGACATCGATAAAAAAAGCACAACATTATTACCGTGATTTGAAACAACGTGTCACGATGTATGGGAGAAACCCAGAAAGTGTGCATGTTATGCAGGGAATTTCACCTATCATTTGCCAAACGGAGGAAGAAGCAGAAGCAAAATACCAGGAAATCGCGCATTTGGTGCGGATAGATCAGGCACTTACGTTTCTTAGCCGGCTATTTGAGTTCCATGATTTTTCAAAATACCCGCTGGATGAACAGTTTCCCAATGTTGGAGACTTAGGCAAGAACAGTTATAGAAGTGATACAGATCGGATCAAGCAGGAGGCAAAAGAGGAAAAACTTACCCTCCGTGAAGTTGCTTTGCGTGAAGCAACGCCACGCCCGCCTTTTTTAGGAACACCTGAAAAAGTGGCAGATCTTATTCAGAAATGGTTTGAAACGCGAGCGGCTGATGGATTCATTATTATCGCTAACTTGCCAAGCTGTCTAGCCGCCTTTGTTGATCAGGTCGTGCCGATTCTACAACAACGCGGCCTTTTCCGAATGACATATGAAGCAGATACACTGCGCGCAAATCTTGGACTAAAGGTTCCGGGAAACCGCCATG
Protein-coding regions in this window:
- a CDS encoding LLM class flavin-dependent oxidoreductase, whose protein sequence is MKLQRKLKMGTMIHGVGEKMSDWRHPEIPVDASVSLEFYIKQVQKSEEGKFDFVFIADALCINEHSNPHYLNRFEPLTILSALAAVTSHIGLVGTLSTTYSEPFSAARQFSSLDMLSGGRAGWNVVTSGLEKTALNFSRKVEEHPDHTTRYKKASEFIDVMQGLWNSWEENAFIRDKATGTFIDTEKMHELNHVGEFFSVKGPLNIARSRQGEPVIFQAGSSADGRELAAKKAETVFAIMTSIKKAQHYYRDLKQRVTMYGRNPESVHVMQGISPIICQTEEEAEAKYQEIAHLVRIDQALTFLSRLFEFHDFSKYPLDEQFPNVGDLGKNSYRSDTDRIKQEAKEEKLTLREVALREATPRPPFLGTPEKVADLIQKWFETRAADGFIIIANLPSCLAAFVDQVVPILQQRGLFRMTYEADTLRANLGLKVPGNRHAGELARISGRG